A single region of the Deltaproteobacteria bacterium genome encodes:
- a CDS encoding GerMN domain-containing protein: protein MDMKTVDNHRVLPRIKAPFHVVLCLLVLLCGVACDDGQPQGEAAREIADEQPARGEKSVVHLYFADLENEYLTAEEVRMPMAADANTLGRAIVDALIRGPRKALLRTIPEGTTLRAFHLLENGTAYVDLSAAAKENHPGGARSELMTIYSLVNSLILNMPDVAAVKILIDGHEATTLAGHIDLRYPFTANMLLIR from the coding sequence ATGGATATGAAAACGGTCGACAACCATAGGGTTCTCCCACGGATAAAGGCGCCTTTTCACGTGGTCTTGTGCCTTCTCGTACTGCTTTGCGGTGTGGCATGTGATGACGGGCAACCCCAGGGGGAAGCCGCAAGGGAAATTGCCGACGAACAGCCGGCCCGCGGCGAAAAGAGCGTCGTTCACCTCTATTTTGCCGATCTCGAGAACGAGTATCTGACGGCCGAGGAGGTGCGCATGCCCATGGCGGCCGATGCAAATACGCTGGGCCGTGCCATTGTTGACGCGTTGATCCGAGGACCCCGGAAAGCCCTGTTGCGCACCATTCCCGAGGGGACCACGCTGAGGGCGTTCCACCTGTTGGAAAACGGTACGGCCTACGTGGACCTCTCCGCGGCGGCGAAAGAAAACCATCCCGGAGGCGCCAGGTCGGAATTGATGACCATCTATTCGCTGGTCAATTCACTTATCTTAAACATGCCGGACGTGGCTGCCGTAAAAATTCTAATCGACGGTCACGAGGCAACGACGCTGGCCGGGCATATCGACCTTCGATATCCCTTCACGGCCAATATGCTGCTGATTCGATGA